The stretch of DNA TTTGGTTGCAGCCAAAGGTATAGAGCAGGGCAGTGGTGCATTTCTCAATGAGATTTTTGCTAAGCATGTCCCCGAAGATCATCTTAGTTTTTTATCGGGCCCATCATTCGCAAGTGAGGTCATGCAAGGTCTTCCCACAGCCGTTGTTATCAATTCGATCAATGAAACCCTTTCAAAAGAGTTTGCCGCATTTTTCCCTTCCTTTATCAAAACATACACTTCCAAAGATGTTATTGGTGCCGAAGTGTGTGGCGCTTATAAAAACGTTCTTGCCATTGCCAGTGGTATTTGTGATGGACTAAAGCTTGGCAATAATGCAAGAGCAAGTTTAATAGCACGTGGTCTTGTTGAGATGCGCCGTTTTGGAAAATTTTTTGGAGCCCAAGATGAGACTTTCTTAGGCTTAAGCGGAGCAGGGGATCTTTTTTTAACAGCTTCTAGTACGCTTTCACGAAATTACCGTGTCGGTCTTTTCTTGGCCGAGGGTAAAAAGCTTGATGATATCCTGGTGGCTTTAGGCGAAGTTGCTGAGGGTGTTTTTACCTCTGAAGCAATTTTTGAGCTTTCTGGCAAACATACTATTTATACGCCTATCGCACATGAAATAGCACTCATCTTAAAAGGTAAAGAACCTCGTATGAGTGTGAAAGACTTATTGGCCGATTGATGCTAAAATTCCTTCTCACTTGCCTACTTTTTGCCTCATTTTTACACGCTAAAACACCTCCTTTAGAAGATATGATTGCTCAGATGATTATCATTGGCTTTGATGGAACCAAAGAGGGCGATAAATGGGTTGATCAGATTGCCAAAGACATTAAGCGTGAAAAAATTGGCGGTGTTTTTTTAATGGATAAAAACATTCAAAATCCAGTACAACTTAAAAAACTGAATGAGTATCTAAAAGCACAAGCACCTAAAGATCTGCCCCTCATCGTTGCCGTAGAGCATGAAGGTGGAGAAAAGAGTCTTTTTGAGGCTAAAAAGGGCTTTAGTGAAGTTCCTTCTGCCTATGAACTCTTTAAAAATAAAGATATCGCAGAAGCAGAACAACTTTACCAAAAGCTAAGCCATGACCTTGCTAAAAGTGGGATCAATGTCAACTTTGCGCCCGTGCTCGATCTCCAACCCAAAAAAGACGTCTACGAAAACGCTAAATTGCAACGTAGCTACTCAAGTTATGAAGAAATTGTAACCACTTATGCAATGCTTTTTATCAATGCACTTCATGCGGAAGGTGTGACACCCGTTGTGAAATATTTCCCCACAGCAGGTGCTAATCTTTGGAACAATTTTTCAAGCGAAGAAGATGTAACATCAACATGGCGATTTGAGCAGTTAAAACCTTATTATGATCTGATTGCTTATGGTAAAATGGATGCCGTTTTGATGTCTCATGCAATGCACAAAGAGATTGACTCCAACAATCCAACTCTTTTTTCAAAACTCGTTATTCAGGGCTTACTGAGAGATAAAATGCACTTTGAAGGTGTTGTCTTTACCGATAATTTGAGAACACATTCCATTGCGAGTAGTGTTGATTTTAAACAGCGCGTCATTCGTAGCATTGATGCAGGTGCGGATATATTAGTCTTTACAAATTATTTTGCCGATAATGCAAGTATGACATTTACAATTAATAAAATTATAACAGATGCCATTAAAAGCGGTGAGTTAAGTACGGAGCGCATAGCACTTTCCTATGAGCGCATTGTGAGTTTCAAACAAAAACTATCAAAAAGAGGAAGCCATGTTAATTAAAAATGCTTTAGTGTCAACCACGCAAGGTCTTGTGAGCCAAGATGTGCTGATAGAAGAGGGTAAAATTGTCGCAGTAGCGCAAAAACTGGATGCTTCTACGCATGAGGTGATTGATGCGAGTGGACTTTACCTTCTTCCTGGTCTTATTGATCTTAATGTTCGTTTTTCCAATAGTACCCTTAATCAAGAGCATATTGATAAATTAGCAAGTAGCTGTTTAAAAGGTGGTGTTACAACAGCTGTTGTTATGTCTGATTTTAGCCCACGTCTTGAGAGTGCGACACTGTTGGAATTGGTAAAATTTAAGATCGATCAAGCCAAAATTGACCTCAAAATGAGTGCTCCTCTTGCCGATGAAAAAGAAGATCAACTCCATAATATTGCAACGCTTTTAAACAACG from Sulfurospirillum arsenophilum NBRC 109478 encodes:
- a CDS encoding NAD(P)H-dependent glycerol-3-phosphate dehydrogenase — encoded protein: MSIAVIGAGKWGQALQFALSRNFTCKITSRQTKPLENFVSLEEALKCEYLIFALPAQVVRGWLEAHFTFSGQKILVAAKGIEQGSGAFLNEIFAKHVPEDHLSFLSGPSFASEVMQGLPTAVVINSINETLSKEFAAFFPSFIKTYTSKDVIGAEVCGAYKNVLAIASGICDGLKLGNNARASLIARGLVEMRRFGKFFGAQDETFLGLSGAGDLFLTASSTLSRNYRVGLFLAEGKKLDDILVALGEVAEGVFTSEAIFELSGKHTIYTPIAHEIALILKGKEPRMSVKDLLAD
- a CDS encoding glycoside hydrolase family 3 N-terminal domain-containing protein produces the protein MLKFLLTCLLFASFLHAKTPPLEDMIAQMIIIGFDGTKEGDKWVDQIAKDIKREKIGGVFLMDKNIQNPVQLKKLNEYLKAQAPKDLPLIVAVEHEGGEKSLFEAKKGFSEVPSAYELFKNKDIAEAEQLYQKLSHDLAKSGINVNFAPVLDLQPKKDVYENAKLQRSYSSYEEIVTTYAMLFINALHAEGVTPVVKYFPTAGANLWNNFSSEEDVTSTWRFEQLKPYYDLIAYGKMDAVLMSHAMHKEIDSNNPTLFSKLVIQGLLRDKMHFEGVVFTDNLRTHSIASSVDFKQRVIRSIDAGADILVFTNYFADNASMTFTINKIITDAIKSGELSTERIALSYERIVSFKQKLSKRGSHVN